A window from Gorilla gorilla gorilla isolate KB3781 chromosome 21, NHGRI_mGorGor1-v2.1_pri, whole genome shotgun sequence encodes these proteins:
- the RNF114 gene encoding E3 ubiquitin-protein ligase RNF114 has protein sequence MAAQQQDCGGAAQLAGPAAEADPLGRFTCPVCLEVYEKPVQVPCGHVFCSACLQECLKPKKPVCGVCRSALAPGVRAVELERQIESTETSCHGCRKNFFLSKIRSHVATCSKYQNYIMEGVKATIKDASLQPRNVPNRYTFPCPYCPEKNFDQEGLVEHCKLFHSTDTKSVVCPICASMPWGDPNYRSANFREHIQRRHRFSYDTFVDYDVDEEDMMNQVLQRSIIDQ, from the exons ATGGCGGCGCAACAGCAGGACTGCGGGGGTGCTGCGCAGCTGGCGGGGCCGGCGGCGGAGGCTGACCCCCTAGGACGCTTCACGTGTCCCGTGTGCTTAGAGGTGTACGAGAAGCCGGTACAGGTGCCCTGCGGACACGT CTTTTGCTCTGCATGCCTGCAGGAATGTCTGAAGCCGAAGAAGCCTGTCTGTGGGGTGTGTCGCAGCGCTCTGGCACCTGGCGTCCGAGCCGTGGAGCTCGAGCGGCAGATCGAGAGCACAGAGACTTCTTGCCATGGCTGCCGTAAGAAT TTCTTCCTGTCCAAGATCCGATCCCACGTGGCTACTTGTTCCAAATACCAGAATTACATCATGGAAGGTGTGAAGGCCACCATTAAGGATGCATCTCTTCAGCCAAG GAATGTTCCAAACCGTTATACCTTTCCTTGTCCTTACTGTCCTGAGAAGAACTTTGATCAGGAAGGACTTGTGGAACACTGCAAATTATTCCATAGCACGGATACCAAATCTGTG GTTTGTCCGATATGTGCCTCGATGCCCTGGGGAGACCCCAACTACCGCAGCGCCAACTTCAGAGAGCACATCCAGCGCCGGCACCGGTTTTCTTATGACACTTTTGTG GATTATGATGTTGATGAAGAGGACATGATGAATCAGGTGTTGCAGCGCTCCATCATCGACCAGTGA